A stretch of the Bradyrhizobium sp. CCBAU 53351 genome encodes the following:
- a CDS encoding TlpA disulfide reductase family protein, with the protein MLDKKPSATRRVPLVIATVAVGGLAGFAALYGLGLSRAPSGDPTCKPAVATAQKIAPLAHGELAALTMASAPLKLPDLAFEDADGKPKKLSDFRGKTLLVNLWATWCVPCRKEMPALDELQGKLSGPNFEVVAINIDTRDPEKPKNFLKEANLSKLSYFSDQKAKVFQDLKAIGRALGMPTSVLVDPQGCEIATIAGPAEWASEDALKLIRAATGKAAAAL; encoded by the coding sequence ATGCTCGACAAGAAGCCCTCCGCCACGCGCCGGGTCCCCCTCGTGATCGCCACCGTGGCGGTCGGGGGCCTGGCCGGCTTCGCCGCGCTGTACGGGCTGGGCCTGAGCCGGGCGCCCTCGGGCGATCCGACCTGCAAGCCGGCGGTCGCGACGGCGCAAAAGATCGCTCCCCTCGCCCATGGCGAGCTGGCGGCGCTGACCATGGCGAGCGCCCCCCTGAAGCTGCCGGACCTCGCCTTCGAGGATGCCGATGGCAAGCCGAAGAAGCTGTCGGATTTCCGTGGCAAGACGCTGCTGGTGAATCTCTGGGCCACCTGGTGCGTGCCGTGCCGGAAGGAAATGCCGGCGCTGGACGAGCTGCAGGGCAAGTTGTCGGGCCCGAATTTCGAGGTGGTGGCGATCAATATCGACACCCGCGACCCCGAAAAGCCGAAAAACTTCCTGAAAGAGGCCAATCTTTCAAAGCTGAGCTATTTCAGCGACCAGAAAGCCAAGGTTTTTCAGGATCTTAAGGCAATAGGCCGGGCCCTGGGCATGCCGACCTCGGTGCTGGTCGACCCGCAGGGCTGCGAGATCGCGACGATCGCGGGGCCGGCGGAATGGGCGAGCGAGGACGCGCTCAAGCTGATCCGCGCGGCAACCGGCAAGGCCGCGGCGGCGCTTTAG
- the argH gene encoding argininosuccinate lyase: MSNKMWGGRFSERPDEIMEEINVSIDVDRHLFAQDIAASKAHAAMLANQGIITGSDAKNIGKGLDTILSEIGKGGFEFKRALEDIHMNVESRLSELIGPAAGRLHTARSRNDQVATDFRLYVRDIVDETDAALAAFQQALVERALEHAGTVMPGFTHLQTAQPVTFGHHLLAYVEMAARDRGRFQDARKRLNESPLGAAALAGTSFPIDRHATAKALAFDRPMANSLDAVSDRDFVLETLSAASICAVHMSRFAEEIVIWTSPLVGMIRLSDKFTTGSSIMPQKRNPDAAELVRAKTGRVIGALNGLLIVMKGLPLAYQKDMQEDKQGAMEGFAALSLAIRAMTGMVRDLVPDEARMKAAAGEGYATATDLADWLVRTLKMPFRDAHHVTGRIVAKAAEGGVALHELPLKEMQAIEPKITKDVFGVLSVESSVKSRTSFGGTAPKNVTAQAKAWAKRLEKERKLG, from the coding sequence ATGAGCAACAAGATGTGGGGCGGCCGGTTCTCGGAACGTCCCGATGAGATCATGGAAGAGATCAACGTCTCCATCGACGTCGATCGTCACCTCTTCGCCCAAGACATTGCCGCGTCCAAGGCCCACGCCGCGATGCTCGCCAACCAAGGCATCATCACGGGTTCTGATGCGAAAAATATCGGCAAGGGTCTAGACACGATTTTGTCAGAGATCGGCAAGGGCGGCTTCGAATTCAAGCGCGCGCTCGAGGACATTCATATGAATGTCGAGAGCCGCCTGTCCGAGCTGATCGGTCCCGCCGCCGGCCGCCTGCACACGGCGCGCTCGCGCAACGACCAGGTCGCGACCGACTTCCGTCTCTATGTCCGTGACATCGTCGACGAGACGGATGCGGCGCTGGCGGCGTTCCAGCAGGCGCTGGTCGAGCGCGCGCTGGAGCACGCGGGCACCGTGATGCCCGGCTTCACGCATCTGCAGACCGCGCAGCCCGTGACCTTCGGCCACCATCTGCTCGCCTATGTCGAGATGGCCGCGCGCGACCGCGGACGGTTCCAGGATGCGCGCAAGCGGCTCAACGAATCCCCGCTCGGCGCCGCCGCGCTGGCCGGCACCTCGTTCCCGATCGATCGCCACGCCACCGCGAAGGCGCTTGCCTTCGATCGCCCGATGGCGAACTCGCTCGATGCCGTCTCCGACCGCGACTTCGTGCTGGAGACGCTGTCGGCGGCCTCGATCTGCGCCGTGCACATGTCGCGCTTTGCCGAGGAGATCGTGATCTGGACCTCACCGCTGGTCGGCATGATCCGGCTCAGCGACAAGTTCACCACCGGCTCGTCGATCATGCCGCAGAAGCGTAATCCGGATGCCGCCGAGCTGGTGCGCGCCAAGACCGGCCGCGTCATCGGCGCGCTCAACGGCCTGTTGATCGTGATGAAGGGCCTGCCGCTCGCCTATCAAAAGGACATGCAGGAGGACAAGCAGGGCGCGATGGAGGGCTTTGCCGCGCTGTCGCTCGCGATCCGCGCCATGACCGGCATGGTCCGCGACCTCGTGCCCGACGAAGCCAGGATGAAGGCCGCTGCGGGCGAGGGCTACGCCACCGCGACGGACCTGGCCGACTGGCTGGTGCGGACGCTGAAAATGCCGTTCCGCGACGCCCATCACGTCACCGGCCGCATCGTCGCCAAGGCCGCCGAGGGCGGCGTGGCGCTGCACGAGCTGCCGCTCAAGGAGATGCAGGCGATCGAGCCGAAAATCACCAAGGACGTGTTCGGCGTGCTCTCGGTCGAATCGTCGGTGAAGAGCCGCACCAGCTTCGGCGGTACCGCGCCGAAGAACGTGACGGCCCAGGCCAAAGCGTGGGCGAAGCGGCTGGAAAAAGAGCGGAAATTGGGCTGA
- a CDS encoding lipoprotein, which yields MTSKFRPAGSGWAIIVLSLTALALAGCGRKGPLDLPPTATNAPAPNGAASTNTDTAAQKTSSMFNPSSGADAEPAAAKGRKKPFILDPLLDEPPGRK from the coding sequence GTGACGTCAAAGTTTCGCCCGGCCGGCTCGGGGTGGGCCATCATTGTCTTGAGTCTGACGGCGCTTGCGCTTGCCGGTTGCGGCCGCAAGGGTCCGCTGGATTTGCCGCCGACGGCCACCAACGCACCCGCGCCCAACGGCGCGGCTTCGACCAACACCGACACCGCAGCCCAGAAGACGTCGAGCATGTTCAATCCCAGCTCAGGTGCGGATGCCGAGCCGGCGGCGGCCAAGGGCCGGAAGAAACCGTTTATTCTCGACCCGCTCCTGGACGAACCTCCCGGCAGAAAATAA
- the lysA gene encoding diaminopimelate decarboxylase translates to MNHFDYRNGVLHAEAVNLSELAATVGTPFYCYSTATLERHYRVFTDAFAGEKVLVCYAMKANSNQSVLRTLAKLGAGADVVSGGELKRALAAGIPPNKILFSGVGKTETELRAALAADILCLNVESEPELELLSRIATEMGKTARVSLRVNPDVDAGTHAKISTGKSENKFGIPIVHAREVYARAAKLPGIEVTGTDVHIGSQITDLSGMETAFRILSEFVQTLRADGHNISHVDFGGGLGIPYYMDREAPPAPAAYAAMVKRVSHNLGCTLMFEPGRMIVGNAGILVAKVIYVKHGDGKNFVIIDAAMNDLIRPTLYEAHHDILPVTQAPKGAATIMADVVGPVCETGDYLALDRTLPTPAPGDLLAIMTAGAYGAVQAGTYNTRPLVPEVLVKDDQYAVVRPRIEVEQLIAMDKPAPWL, encoded by the coding sequence ATGAACCATTTCGACTACCGCAACGGCGTACTGCACGCCGAGGCGGTGAACCTGTCCGAGCTGGCCGCGACCGTCGGCACGCCGTTCTATTGCTATTCGACCGCGACATTGGAGCGGCACTATCGCGTCTTCACCGACGCCTTCGCCGGCGAGAAGGTGCTGGTCTGCTACGCCATGAAGGCGAACTCCAACCAGTCGGTGCTGCGCACGCTGGCCAAGCTCGGCGCCGGCGCCGACGTGGTCTCGGGCGGTGAATTGAAGCGTGCGCTGGCGGCCGGCATTCCGCCAAACAAGATTCTCTTCTCCGGTGTCGGCAAGACCGAAACCGAGCTGCGCGCTGCGCTTGCCGCCGACATCCTCTGCCTCAACGTGGAATCCGAGCCCGAGCTCGAGCTGCTGTCGCGGATTGCGACCGAGATGGGCAAGACCGCGCGCGTCTCGCTGCGCGTCAACCCGGATGTCGATGCCGGCACCCACGCCAAGATCTCCACCGGCAAGTCCGAGAACAAGTTCGGCATCCCGATCGTGCATGCCCGCGAGGTCTATGCGCGCGCCGCGAAGCTGCCGGGCATCGAGGTGACCGGCACCGACGTGCATATCGGCAGCCAGATCACCGACCTCTCGGGCATGGAGACCGCGTTCCGCATCCTCTCCGAATTCGTGCAGACGCTGCGCGCCGACGGCCACAACATCAGCCACGTCGATTTCGGCGGCGGCCTCGGCATTCCCTATTACATGGACCGCGAGGCGCCGCCGGCGCCGGCCGCCTATGCCGCCATGGTCAAGCGCGTCAGCCACAATCTCGGCTGCACGCTGATGTTCGAGCCGGGCCGCATGATCGTCGGCAATGCCGGCATCCTGGTCGCCAAGGTGATCTATGTGAAGCATGGCGACGGCAAGAATTTCGTCATCATCGACGCTGCGATGAACGACCTCATCCGCCCCACGCTGTACGAGGCGCATCACGACATCCTGCCGGTGACGCAAGCCCCAAAGGGCGCGGCGACCATCATGGCCGATGTCGTCGGCCCGGTCTGCGAGACCGGCGATTATCTCGCGCTCGACCGCACGCTGCCGACGCCCGCGCCCGGCGATCTCCTCGCCATCATGACCGCCGGCGCCTATGGCGCGGTGCAGGCCGGCACCTACAACACAAGGCCGCTGGTGCCGGAAGTGCTGGTGAAGGACGACCAATACGCCGTGGTGCGCCCGCGCATCGAGGTCGAGCAGCTGATCGCGATGGATAAGCCGGCGCCGTGGCTGTGA
- a CDS encoding NAD(P)-dependent oxidoreductase yields the protein MDIGFIGLGNMGFPMARRLIEAGHRLVVFDTRKDVMGKLTALGATAATSPKDVADQVETVMASLPSLQASLQVATGANGVVEGSRAKRFIDLSTVGSAMAVTIHGLLAKRNIVQIDCPVSGGVGGAEKGTLAVMVSGPRTEFELLKPALDVIGKVFFIGEKPGAAQTMKLANNFLSATAIVATSEAVVMGVKAGLDPAVMIDVINAGSGMNTASRDKFPRAVLPRSFDFGFATGLMVKDVRLALAEMKQLGLSMEVADAVGRLWETVIAAEGAESDFTAAIKPIEKKAGVVVGGAKGGLAGK from the coding sequence ATGGACATCGGATTCATCGGCCTCGGAAACATGGGTTTCCCGATGGCGCGGCGGCTGATCGAGGCAGGGCACAGGCTCGTCGTGTTCGACACGCGCAAGGACGTTATGGGCAAGCTCACGGCGCTCGGCGCGACCGCCGCAACATCGCCGAAGGACGTCGCCGATCAGGTCGAGACCGTGATGGCGAGCCTGCCTTCGCTGCAGGCTTCGCTCCAAGTCGCAACGGGAGCGAACGGCGTCGTCGAGGGCAGCCGCGCCAAACGCTTCATCGATCTCTCCACCGTCGGCTCGGCGATGGCCGTGACGATTCACGGCCTGCTCGCCAAGCGCAACATCGTGCAGATCGACTGCCCGGTCTCCGGCGGCGTCGGCGGCGCCGAGAAGGGCACGCTGGCGGTGATGGTCTCCGGACCTAGGACCGAGTTCGAACTGCTCAAACCCGCGCTCGACGTGATCGGAAAGGTGTTCTTCATCGGCGAGAAGCCCGGCGCGGCGCAGACCATGAAGCTCGCCAACAATTTCCTGTCGGCCACCGCGATCGTGGCGACGTCGGAAGCGGTCGTGATGGGCGTGAAAGCCGGGCTCGATCCCGCCGTGATGATCGACGTCATCAATGCCGGCTCCGGCATGAACACGGCGAGCCGCGACAAGTTTCCGCGCGCCGTGCTGCCGCGCAGCTTCGACTTCGGCTTCGCCACGGGATTGATGGTGAAGGACGTCCGGCTGGCGCTGGCGGAGATGAAGCAGCTCGGCCTGTCGATGGAAGTCGCCGACGCGGTCGGTAGGTTATGGGAGACCGTGATCGCCGCGGAAGGCGCCGAATCCGATTTCACCGCGGCGATCAAGCCGATCGAGAAGAAGGCGGGCGTCGTCGTGGGTGGGGCGAAAGGCGGATTGGCGGGGAAGTAG
- a CDS encoding carboxymuconolactone decarboxylase family protein → MDKKMHDKGLEVRKAVLGEAYVNNALKNVDDFNRPFQEMLNEYCWGTVWGREELPRKTRSMLNIAMIAILNRQHEFRAHLKGALTNGVSREEIREILMQVAIYGGMPAAVDSFRIAREVFAEIDGKA, encoded by the coding sequence ATGGACAAGAAGATGCACGACAAGGGCCTGGAAGTCCGCAAAGCGGTGCTGGGCGAGGCCTATGTCAACAACGCCCTGAAGAACGTCGACGACTTCAACCGTCCGTTCCAGGAGATGCTGAACGAATATTGCTGGGGGACGGTGTGGGGCCGCGAGGAGCTGCCGCGCAAGACCCGCAGCATGCTCAACATCGCGATGATCGCGATCCTCAACCGCCAGCACGAATTCCGCGCGCATCTGAAGGGCGCGCTGACCAACGGCGTCAGCCGCGAGGAGATCCGCGAGATCCTGATGCAAGTCGCGATCTATGGCGGCATGCCCGCCGCGGTCGACAGCTTCCGCATCGCGCGCGAGGTGTTCGCGGAGATCGACGGCAAGGCGTGA
- a CDS encoding TIGR02302 family protein translates to MNGVTPDPSDPIRNSDALSRLKLAQALDRALYAIAWERAWPHLARLLTVVGLFLAVSWAGLWLALPFMARAIGLVVFAGIAIAALLPLIRFRWPSREEALGRLDRGSGIRHRPATTLTDTLSSQDPVAQALWQAQRERTLASLKRIRAGLPHPRLALHDPWALRALIMVMLVATFIAAGDERAMRLGAAFDWNGVLAPANVRVDAWVTPPLYTGKPPVILSAANKEAAALPASGPLAVPAGSTLIVRSSGGSLDVVVSGGLKEVAPTEAAPKGTNEKHFTITTDGTAHVRAPSGQPQWAFAATPDHAPTIALAKDPERQARGGLQLSYKIEDDYGVTGANAHIALRRADAKDGAKDSDGKAAPRPLFQPPQFPLVLPNARTRNGVGQTVKDLSEDPYAGADVTLTLTAKDEAGNEARSEPFNMRLPERLFTNSLARALIEQRRILALDANRNSDVYTALDALMIAPELFTPDAGCYLGLRSLASQLEAARTDDALRNVVASMWAFATTIEDDGVAGSVNAALRSAQDALKAALDRGASEDELRVLTQKLREAMAGKVRDLARRAEQNPLGARQPFPAEVQLILDKAIELRQKTQHATPEQLAELAQQQDALREQLQAYRKSANNRANKAGDDKANQFTRDRKCGS, encoded by the coding sequence TTGAACGGCGTCACCCCCGACCCGTCAGACCCGATCCGCAACAGTGACGCTCTGTCGCGGTTGAAGCTGGCGCAGGCCCTGGATCGGGCCCTCTATGCCATCGCATGGGAGCGTGCCTGGCCACATCTGGCGCGGCTTCTGACCGTCGTCGGCCTGTTCCTGGCGGTGTCCTGGGCCGGCCTTTGGCTGGCGCTGCCTTTCATGGCCCGTGCCATCGGTCTCGTCGTTTTCGCCGGCATCGCCATTGCGGCCCTGTTGCCCCTGATTCGCTTCCGCTGGCCGAGCCGCGAGGAGGCACTTGGCCGGCTCGATCGTGGCTCCGGCATCCGTCACCGCCCGGCCACGACGCTGACGGACACGCTGTCCTCGCAGGATCCGGTCGCGCAGGCGCTGTGGCAGGCGCAGCGCGAACGCACGCTGGCCTCGCTCAAGCGCATCCGCGCCGGTCTGCCGCATCCGCGGCTTGCGCTCCACGATCCCTGGGCGCTGCGCGCGCTGATCATGGTGATGCTGGTTGCAACCTTCATCGCCGCCGGCGACGAGCGGGCGATGCGGCTCGGCGCCGCCTTCGACTGGAACGGCGTGCTGGCGCCCGCGAATGTTCGCGTCGACGCCTGGGTGACGCCGCCGCTCTATACCGGCAAGCCGCCGGTCATCCTGTCGGCCGCCAACAAGGAGGCCGCGGCCCTGCCCGCGTCCGGCCCGCTTGCCGTTCCCGCCGGCTCCACCCTGATCGTGCGCTCCTCCGGCGGCAGCCTGGATGTCGTCGTCTCCGGTGGCCTCAAGGAGGTCGCCCCCACGGAAGCCGCACCCAAGGGCACCAACGAGAAGCATTTCACCATCACCACCGACGGCACCGCGCATGTCCGCGCGCCCTCCGGCCAGCCGCAATGGGCGTTTGCCGCAACGCCGGACCATGCGCCGACGATCGCGCTTGCCAAGGATCCCGAACGCCAGGCGCGCGGCGGGCTCCAGCTCTCCTACAAGATCGAGGATGATTACGGCGTCACCGGCGCGAACGCGCACATCGCCTTGCGCCGCGCCGACGCCAAAGACGGAGCCAAGGATTCCGACGGGAAGGCCGCGCCGCGGCCGCTGTTCCAGCCGCCGCAATTCCCGCTCGTGCTCCCGAACGCGCGCACCCGCAACGGCGTCGGCCAGACCGTGAAGGACCTCAGCGAGGATCCCTATGCCGGTGCCGACGTCACGCTGACGCTCACCGCCAAGGACGAAGCCGGCAACGAGGCGCGAAGCGAGCCCTTCAACATGCGCCTGCCGGAACGTCTCTTCACCAACTCGCTGGCGCGCGCGCTGATCGAGCAGCGCCGCATCCTCGCGCTCGACGCCAACAGGAACTCGGACGTCTACACCGCGCTCGATGCGCTGATGATCGCACCCGAATTGTTCACGCCGGACGCCGGCTGCTATCTCGGCCTCCGCAGTCTCGCGAGCCAGCTCGAGGCCGCCCGCACCGACGATGCGCTGCGCAATGTTGTGGCGAGCATGTGGGCTTTCGCGACCACCATCGAGGACGATGGTGTCGCCGGCAGCGTCAACGCCGCGCTGCGCTCGGCGCAGGACGCGCTCAAGGCGGCGCTCGACCGCGGCGCCAGCGAGGACGAGCTGAGAGTGTTGACGCAGAAACTCCGCGAGGCCATGGCCGGCAAGGTGCGCGATCTCGCCCGCCGCGCCGAACAGAATCCGCTCGGTGCCCGGCAGCCGTTCCCCGCCGAGGTCCAGCTCATTCTCGACAAGGCGATCGAGCTGCGACAGAAGACCCAGCATGCGACGCCCGAGCAGCTCGCCGAGCTGGCGCAGCAGCAGGACGCGTTGCGCGAGCAGCTTCAGGCCTATCGGAAGTCGGCGAACAACCGTGCCAACAAGGCGGGGGACGACAAGGCCAACCAGTTTACGCGGGACCGGAAATGCGGAAGCTAG
- a CDS encoding DUF4175 family protein: MRKLARVPVLKAMSIACLAFLLGSVTPVAAQLDQDPDALLDSAEKAMQESGDSLRQKESGKSLGNQSDAIQKLEEYKRATERSQSSSRDRNVITQRDLDDLLRQIEKAAREGNKEAAQRLLEQLAQIMENLQMAQPGQSGESEMEQALNELSDMIRKQQQLRDKTFKQGQDSRRDRSRGKQQGDQSMSDLQQDQQSLRDRLKKLQDELAKRGLAQKGQKGQKGQQGQKGQQGDQGQNGDQDGDDGDDGSLDTADGAMGDAGSKLGEGNADGAVDSQGKALDAMRKGAQKMAEAMQQGDGDGQNDGPGNRAGRQQSGGNQTDPLGRPLHGRDLSDDYTVKIPGEIDAQRVRRILEELRRRLGDSSRPQIELDYIERLLKDF, translated from the coding sequence ATGCGGAAGCTAGCGCGCGTGCCAGTCTTGAAGGCGATGTCGATCGCCTGCCTCGCCTTCCTGTTGGGAAGCGTTACCCCGGTTGCGGCCCAGCTGGATCAGGATCCCGACGCGCTGCTCGACAGCGCCGAAAAGGCGATGCAGGAGTCCGGCGACAGCCTCAGGCAGAAGGAATCCGGCAAGAGCCTGGGCAACCAGTCCGACGCGATCCAGAAGCTCGAGGAGTACAAGCGGGCGACGGAACGGAGCCAATCCTCCAGCCGTGACCGCAACGTCATCACGCAGCGCGATCTGGACGACCTGTTGCGGCAGATCGAGAAGGCGGCGCGCGAAGGCAATAAAGAGGCCGCCCAGCGCCTGCTCGAGCAGCTGGCGCAGATCATGGAAAACCTCCAGATGGCGCAGCCCGGGCAATCCGGCGAAAGCGAGATGGAGCAGGCGCTCAACGAGCTCAGCGACATGATCCGCAAGCAGCAGCAATTGCGCGACAAGACGTTCAAGCAGGGCCAGGATTCCCGGCGTGACCGCTCGCGCGGCAAGCAGCAGGGCGACCAGTCGATGTCGGATCTGCAGCAGGATCAGCAGTCGCTGCGCGACCGCCTGAAGAAGCTGCAGGACGAGCTTGCCAAGCGCGGTCTCGCGCAGAAGGGACAAAAGGGTCAGAAAGGACAGCAGGGACAGAAAGGCCAGCAGGGGGACCAGGGCCAGAACGGCGATCAGGACGGCGACGACGGCGATGATGGCAGCCTCGACACCGCGGACGGCGCCATGGGTGATGCCGGCTCGAAGCTCGGCGAGGGCAATGCCGACGGCGCCGTGGATTCGCAGGGCAAGGCGCTCGACGCCATGCGCAAGGGCGCGCAGAAGATGGCCGAAGCGATGCAGCAGGGCGATGGCGACGGGCAGAACGATGGTCCCGGCAATCGGGCCGGCCGTCAGCAGAGCGGCGGCAATCAGACCGATCCGCTGGGACGCCCGCTGCACGGCCGCGATCTCAGCGACGACTACACCGTCAAGATCCCCGGTGAGATCGACGCCCAGCGTGTCCGTCGCATCCTCGAAGAGCTCCGCCGCCGCTTGGGGGACAGCTCGCGCCCGCAGATCGAGCTCGATTACATCGAGCGGCTGCTGAAGGATTTTTGA
- a CDS encoding response regulator, whose translation MPKILIADDEDSMRTLVARAIAMDGHETVTAQDGAEALEILSREDGAFDLLLTDIQMPVMDGIALALSAARDFPDLTILLMTGFADQRERASNLNALVHDVVTKPFSVADIRTAVADALAAKKG comes from the coding sequence ATGCCGAAAATCCTGATCGCCGACGACGAGGATTCGATGCGCACGCTCGTGGCGCGCGCCATCGCCATGGACGGCCACGAGACCGTCACCGCGCAAGACGGCGCCGAGGCGCTGGAAATCCTGAGCCGCGAGGACGGCGCCTTCGACCTGCTGCTCACCGACATCCAGATGCCCGTCATGGACGGCATCGCGCTGGCGCTCTCCGCCGCGCGCGATTTCCCTGATCTGACCATCCTCTTGATGACCGGCTTTGCCGACCAGCGCGAGCGCGCATCGAACCTCAATGCGCTGGTGCACGACGTCGTGACAAAACCATTCTCGGTCGCGGATATCCGCACCGCGGTGGCGGACGCGCTGGCGGCAAAGAAGGGGTAG
- a CDS encoding MJ0042-type zinc finger domain-containing protein, with translation MHIVCPHCMTSYAIKLASLGANGRAVRCSRCKETWIAHAEDAIEEASVPAMAAASQADDQSDLAEQWNSYAKDDSATDTPVVDSPSIASDWPEEEAKETEDEWSAAAREVEEEGAGVQHQSWFRGLFSRRGARVSRPAATAAPRKSYFGLPTACAAMGALVLALVIWRGDMVRLLPQTAAFYKMVGLEVNLRGLAFKDVKLSSETVDGKQVLVIEGVIVGEGKKPLDIPRLRFAVRDAQGAEIYAWNTVLEQTVLRPGERAFFRSRLASPPPEGRNIDVRFFNRRDIAGGSV, from the coding sequence ATGCATATCGTCTGCCCCCATTGTATGACATCCTACGCCATCAAGCTTGCGAGCCTTGGGGCGAACGGGCGGGCGGTCCGCTGTTCCCGCTGCAAGGAGACCTGGATCGCCCATGCCGAGGATGCCATCGAGGAGGCGTCCGTTCCGGCCATGGCTGCAGCCAGCCAGGCCGACGACCAATCCGACCTCGCCGAGCAGTGGAACTCCTACGCCAAGGACGACAGCGCCACTGACACGCCCGTTGTCGACAGCCCGTCGATCGCCAGCGACTGGCCCGAGGAAGAGGCCAAGGAAACCGAGGACGAGTGGTCAGCGGCGGCCCGGGAGGTCGAGGAGGAGGGCGCTGGCGTGCAGCACCAATCCTGGTTCCGCGGCCTGTTCAGCCGTCGCGGGGCGCGGGTCAGCCGTCCCGCCGCCACCGCCGCTCCGCGAAAATCCTATTTTGGGCTGCCGACCGCCTGCGCCGCCATGGGCGCGCTGGTGCTGGCGCTGGTGATCTGGCGCGGCGACATGGTGCGCCTGCTGCCGCAGACGGCAGCGTTCTACAAGATGGTCGGGCTCGAGGTGAACCTGCGGGGCCTCGCCTTCAAGGACGTGAAGCTGTCGAGCGAGACCGTGGACGGTAAACAGGTGTTGGTCATCGAGGGCGTGATCGTCGGCGAGGGCAAGAAGCCGCTCGACATCCCGCGGCTGCGCTTTGCCGTGCGCGACGCGCAAGGCGCGGAGATCTACGCCTGGAATACGGTGCTGGAGCAGACCGTGCTGCGGCCCGGCGAGCGCGCCTTCTTCCGCTCGCGTCTCGCCTCGCCGCCGCCGGAGGGCCGCAATATCGACGTGCGCTTCTTCAACCGGCGCGACATTGCCGGCGGCAGCGTATAA
- the ftsE gene encoding cell division ATP-binding protein FtsE, translated as MVRFENVGLRYGLGPEILRDLSFQIPAHSFQFLTGPSGAGKTSLLRLLFLSHRPTRGLVNLFGHDISQLGKDEIADLRKRIGIVLQDFRLLDHMTTYENVALPFRVMGRSESSYRKEVIDLLRWVGLGDRMDALPPILSGGEKQRAAIARAVISRPQLLLADEPTGSVDPTLGRRLLRLFIELNKSGTAVIIATHDIGLMDQYEARRLVLHQGRLHVYE; from the coding sequence TTGGTTCGGTTCGAAAATGTCGGATTGCGTTACGGTCTGGGGCCGGAGATCCTGCGCGACCTCAGCTTCCAGATTCCGGCGCATTCGTTCCAGTTCCTCACCGGCCCGTCGGGCGCCGGCAAGACCTCATTGCTGCGCCTGTTGTTCCTGTCGCATCGGCCGACGCGGGGCCTCGTCAATCTGTTCGGCCACGACATCTCGCAGCTCGGCAAGGACGAGATCGCCGATCTGCGCAAGCGCATCGGCATCGTGCTCCAGGATTTCCGCTTGCTCGATCACATGACGACGTATGAGAACGTCGCGCTGCCGTTCCGCGTCATGGGCCGCAGCGAGTCGAGCTACCGCAAGGAGGTGATCGATCTGTTGCGCTGGGTCGGGCTTGGCGACCGCATGGACGCGCTGCCGCCGATCCTGTCGGGGGGCGAGAAGCAGCGCGCGGCGATCGCGCGCGCCGTGATCTCGCGGCCGCAGCTGCTGCTTGCGGACGAGCCGACCGGCAGCGTCGATCCGACGCTCGGACGCCGCCTGCTGCGGCTGTTCATCGAACTCAACAAATCGGGCACCGCCGTCATCATCGCGACCCATGATATCGGCCTGATGGACCAGTATGAGGCCCGGCGGCTGGTGCTGCACCAGGGACGGTTGCACGTCTATGAGTAG